The region CACTTCAGGCCAGTGACGAAAATATAGAGCATACTCAACGGTGCCACGAACTTCACCAGAATCAACCACAGGCTGTACCCCGGAAAAGCAGGGATCATACCACCATTAGTGACCTCATCCTTGACCGAGTCCTTGATGACCCATCCCACGAAGATCGAGATCAAGATGGCACCCACGGGCATCATAATCTGATCGGTCATAAACCCAGCCGCATCCAGAAAATCTTTCCCAAAAACCTTCAGGCCACCACCCAGGGAGATAGCCGAGGGGATACCCAGTAAGAAGATGAGGGTCCCCATGGTCCAAGCTGCCTTGGCCCGGCTCCAGCCTTTGTCAATGAAGTACGAACAGACAACTTCCAAGAGGGAGATAGCCGACGTGAGTGCCGCAACGAAGAGGAGCAGGAAGAACGAAGCGGACCACATCATGCCACCGGCCATCTGGGCGAAGATTCCCGGAAGGGTTATGAAGGTGAGCCCCGGCCCGGCACCGGGCTCGACACCGAAGGCAAAAACCGCAGGAAAGATAACCAGCCCGGCCAGGAAGGCTACCAAGGTATCCAGGAAACAAACCTGGGCTGCAGCTGCCCCCAGGTTGATGTCTTTCCGGAGGTAACTTCCATAGGTGATCATGCATCCCATACCCAGGGAGAGGGAGAAAAAAGCCTGTCCCAACGCAGCCATGAAGGTCCCTGCTGTGATCTTGGAAAAGTCGGGCCTGAGATAAAAATCGATACCCTTACCAGCCCCCTCCAAGGTGACCGAGCGACCGATCAGGACGATCAACAGAATAAACAGAGCGGGCATAAGGATCTTACAGTAGCGCTCAATTCCTTCCCCAACGCCTCGATAGACCACCCAGATGACGGAGAACATGAAGATGGCCTGGTAGAGGATGACCATGGACGAGTTGGAGATAAACCCTCCAAAGGCGTCGCCGGCTTTGCCGGCAGCAGCCACATCCATGAGATCGGTGAAAGACCCGATGATATATTTTATGGTCCACCCTCCGACAACTCCATAGTAGGACAGGATGAGAAATCCACAGGAGAGACCGAGCCATCCAACCAAGGGCCAGGCACCGCCCTTCAACCTCGCAAAAGAGCCTACGGCATTAAGCTGAGCACGACGACCGATGATGAACTCAGCCAACATGACGGTAAAGCCGATACATACGACCATAAGCACGTATACGAGAACAAAGGCTCCTCCACCGTTGCTCCCGGTCACATACGGAAATTTCCAGATATTTCCCAAACCCACAGCAGAGCCGGCAGCAGCCAAGATAAAACCAATACGACTTCCCCACTGTTCCCGTTGTTGCTTAACTTGATTACTCATAAGCGCTCCTGCCTTTCTCTCTGATGCTTGCACTTTTTGGCATCTGCCATTATTTCTACCACATCATCGCACACCTAAACATCACGAAGACCGCCCTTATCACCTCCCAAAAAAGTGAATATAAGAACAATAAAAAAATGGCTGAATTTACCTTCGACAACTACTTGATCGTATTATACACATTATGGCGTGCAGATCAACCACCCAACGTCCCGATAAAGGAGAACAGGTAGTACAATGTCCACATAGAGAGGAGAGGTCTCCATGTGTCTGGCCATACCACACATCATTACCGAGCTCACCACCGAGAAAGAGGCCCTGGCCCAAGCAGGGGCCGTCGTCCGAAAGATTCGTACTGACTTGGTCGATGCCCCCTTCGTAGGGGATGTTGTCCTGGTTCATGCGGGCTTTGCTATCGAGAAGGTGCCCCCAGAGGACTCGGAGGAACTCAACGCTATGTGGGATCGAATCAGGGAACTCGCCGGCGAGGGATCCCCCGATGATTTCTAAGCGTCTGGCCGTCCTGAAAAAGGCCCTTCATCGCCTCAGACAGCCCATCACTGTAATGGAAGTCTGCGGAACTCACACTGTTTCCATATTTCGACACGGCCTCCGCACGATGCTCCCCGAAAACTTACGGCTCGTCTCCGGCCCTGGATGCCCTGTGTGCGTAACAGCTCAGGGCGAGGTCGATACCGCTATCGCCCTCGCCGAACGGGAAGATCTGATCCTCGCCACGTATGGAGACATGATCCGGGTTCCGGGCAGCCACGGCACCCTGAGCGACAAACGCGCCCAAGGAGCTCGGATATCGGTGGTCCTCTCGGCTATGGACGCTCTGGCCCTGGCCTGGAGATATCCAGATCACCAGGTGGTCTTTCTTGGCGTGGGCTTCGAGACGACCGCCCCAGCGACGGCTGCCCTCATACTTCAGGCAAAAAAAGAGGCCATCAGTAACCTCTCAGTGCTCTGTCTTCATAAAAAGGTTCCGCCAGCCCTGAACGTTCTAGCGTCCAGGGAAAAACGGAACATGGACGCGCTGCTTCTTCCGGGACACGTCGCTGTGATCCTGGGGAAAAGGCCCTTTGAATTTCTCCCGAAGCGATACGGAATTCCCTGCGCTATAGCCGGTTTTGAGCCCGATGAAATTCTCCTGGGGCTGGCGATGTTGCTGGATCAAATAGCCTCGGGCTCACCTAAAGTCGACTTGTGCTATCCCCGGGTTCGTCCTCAAGGGAACCCCAAGGCTCAGGCTCTGATGGACCGAATTTTCAGATCAGGCGCTGCCACCTGGAGAGGGTTGGGAAGCATAGAGCACTCAGGGCTGGAGATCGCCCCTGAATACGCCGACTTCGATGCCTCCCGTCGGTTCTCTGTACCACTTCG is a window of Dethiosulfovibrio peptidovorans DNA encoding:
- a CDS encoding sodium-dependent transporter, which translates into the protein MSNQVKQQREQWGSRIGFILAAAGSAVGLGNIWKFPYVTGSNGGGAFVLVYVLMVVCIGFTVMLAEFIIGRRAQLNAVGSFARLKGGAWPLVGWLGLSCGFLILSYYGVVGGWTIKYIIGSFTDLMDVAAAGKAGDAFGGFISNSSMVILYQAIFMFSVIWVVYRGVGEGIERYCKILMPALFILLIVLIGRSVTLEGAGKGIDFYLRPDFSKITAGTFMAALGQAFFSLSLGMGCMITYGSYLRKDINLGAAAAQVCFLDTLVAFLAGLVIFPAVFAFGVEPGAGPGLTFITLPGIFAQMAGGMMWSASFFLLLFVAALTSAISLLEVVCSYFIDKGWSRAKAAWTMGTLIFLLGIPSAISLGGGLKVFGKDFLDAAGFMTDQIMMPVGAILISIFVGWVIKDSVKDEVTNGGMIPAFPGYSLWLILVKFVAPLSMLYIFVTGLKW
- the hypC gene encoding HypC/HybG/HupF family hydrogenase formation chaperone; this translates as MCLAIPHIITELTTEKEALAQAGAVVRKIRTDLVDAPFVGDVVLVHAGFAIEKVPPEDSEELNAMWDRIRELAGEGSPDDF
- a CDS encoding hydrogenase formation protein HypD codes for the protein MISKRLAVLKKALHRLRQPITVMEVCGTHTVSIFRHGLRTMLPENLRLVSGPGCPVCVTAQGEVDTAIALAEREDLILATYGDMIRVPGSHGTLSDKRAQGARISVVLSAMDALALAWRYPDHQVVFLGVGFETTAPATAALILQAKKEAISNLSVLCLHKKVPPALNVLASREKRNMDALLLPGHVAVILGKRPFEFLPKRYGIPCAIAGFEPDEILLGLAMLLDQIASGSPKVDLCYPRVRPQGNPKAQALMDRIFRSGAATWRGLGSIEHSGLEIAPEYADFDASRRFSVPLREVPEPTGCRCGDVLIGEIDPDGCPLFSTLCTPTDPVGPCMVSSEGTCSAWHQYARRQHELCRH